The sequence AATCCTAGTTGACAGTGGTAACCTGGTGCGTTAGAATTAGTTTGGCTGCCGAGCAGAGGAGGTGTGGTTATGATAGAAATGAGTATTGATAGCATACGAGTGAGCTTGATGAATTATCAGAGGGTGGTGATTCTGAAGGAGAAGCTGGCAGACCGTTACCTGCCCATCTGGATTGGTCCGGCGGAGGCAGATGCCATCGCGGTAGAGCTACAGGGAGTCAGTGTCCCCAGACCCTTGACTCATGATTTGTTACGCTCAGTTATTGATGCCTTCGGCGCTAAAGTCAGTTCTATTGTTGTTAATGATTTGAAGAATGACACTTTTTACGCCAAGATTACGCTTAATGTAGATGGGGAGCAGATGGAGATAGACT is a genomic window of Dehalococcoidales bacterium containing:
- a CDS encoding bifunctional nuclease family protein, producing MIEMSIDSIRVSLMNYQRVVILKEKLADRYLPIWIGPAEADAIAVELQGVSVPRPLTHDLLRSVIDAFGAKVSSIVVNDLKNDTFYAKITLNVDGEQMEIDSRPSDALALAVRVSAPVYVDESVMDKAGILLDKETGKPISGDKEDAGGGGGRRVSEDEMKRLSAFQDFIDTLNWDDFDKHKS